One region of Carya illinoinensis cultivar Pawnee chromosome 8, C.illinoinensisPawnee_v1, whole genome shotgun sequence genomic DNA includes:
- the LOC122318890 gene encoding protein NETWORKED 2D-like has protein sequence MLQRAASNAYSWWWASHIRTKQSKWLEQNLQDMEEKVHSVLKLIEEDGDSFAKRAEMYYKKRPELIHFVEESYRAYRALAERYDHISTELQNANTTIASVFPEQVQFAMDEEDEEGTPKLPRKRTEALKSKIPMVPNVPTKDFKNAITSPRKKFQPKKTAKTTATTAVVKSGLSKPDALEEICKLQKQILALQTEKEFVKSSYENGLGKYWEIEKQIKEMQERVFSLQEEYSEGMVIEDDEARRLMAAAALKSCQDTLVQLQEKQERSADEARVESHKIKDCREKFEHLKIEFHYNQVSQGKPHAGDRSKNMVEESTSLDQQVGGMTQGREDLELLREKIKEQFEVGSNASLTVTEMVEKIDEIVNKVISLETAVTSQTALVNRLRSETDELQAQIRTLEDDKATLIDGSNNLSNKIKEMEEKFHAAQDLSQSFENKNNNLRTHFTEARCNLDHLSEKLQSVNPDEELELAAQTQREKESLGEAKLPEQFEVQEDALNPDEGSKKLQNLKADEELELAAQSQREMESLGEAKLPEEFKVQEDALNRDEGSKKLQNLKADEELELAAQSQREMESLGEAKLPEEFKVQEDALNRDEGSKKLQNLKAGEEPELPGQPQTEEESLGKVKLSEEFETQEDALNRDDGLKKLPDLKADDELGITGSFQKEEGFPAESISQNKLTEQSDTLNPGKDIAKANNELNTSAVNADFCQSQTNHDPDSSSEKGQILISLDIDDNHTSLQTVDHLLNVEPKEQESLQTVNHLPNVEPKEPKPVQEDEPDWKQLFLNGLEDREKVLLSEYTTSLRNYKDVKKKLSDMEKKTLDSNFDMSVQLKELKSANAMKDEENKSLRQKINLLMKCLDESKDLRDCEGSKLRDSEGSKLQQTSNLLDHLKFESKAGTETFITQATEKDDIQAILLVQPETMSAIEEKLRMSIDELLEENLGFWLKFSTAFHQIQKFESGVKDLQGEIVKLVDKTKKLEGSSTGKHSLKSDARPIYKYLREIQTELTVWLEQGALLKDELQIRFTSLCNIQEEIMTALKESAEEDEFKFTSYQAAKFQGEVLNMIQENNKVADELQAGLDHVTTLQIEVEKTLIKLNEEFMLSGSKKQQNPQLRHTEGHTRVPLRSFIFGGRPKKQKPSIFFCMSPAMDRKFHGSRSGHNM, from the exons atgctGCAGAGAGCTGCGAGCAATGCATATTCATGGTGGTGGGCAAGCCACATCAGGACCAAGCAATCAAAATGGCTGGAGCAAAACCTtcaag ATATGGAGGAAAAGGTGCACAGCGTGCTCAAACTCATCGAAGAGGATGGAGACTCCTTTGCCAAGAGAGCAGAAATGTACTACAAAAAGAGGCCAGAGCTCATTCACTTTGTGGAAGAATCATACCGAGCTTATCGAGCTTTAGCTGAACGGTATGATCACATTTCAACAGAGCTACAAAATGCCAACACCACCATTGCTTCTGTTTTCCCAGAACAGGTTCAATTCGCAATGGacgaagaagacgaagaaggcACACCTAAATTACCAAGAAAGCGTACGGAAGCCCTAAAATCAAAAATTCCGATGGTTCCAAATGTTCCAACTAAGGATTTTAAGAATGCCATAACATCACCTAGGAAGAAATTCCAACCCAAAAAGACAGCCAAAACTACAGCTACTACTGCAGTTGTCAAATCTGGTTTGAGCAAACCTGACGCGCTTGAAGAGATTTGCAAGCTTCAGAAACAAATTCTGGCACTGCAAACTGAGAAAGAGTTTGTAAAGAGCTCTTATGAGAATGGGCTTGGAAAATACTGGGAAATTGAGAAGCAAATTAAGGAAATGCAAGAGAGAGTTTTTAGTTTGCAAGAGGAATACAGTGAGGGCATGGTCATTGAAGATGATGAGGCTCGAAGATTGATGGCAGCAGCAGCTTTAAAATCATGCCAAGACACATTGGTCCAGTTGCAGGAGAAACAGGAGAGATCGGCTGATGAAGCAAGAGTTGAGTCTCACAAGATTAAGGATTGCAGGGAGAAGTTTGAACATCTCAAGATTGAGTTTCATTATAATCAGGTCAGTCAAGGAAAACCACATGCCGGAGATAGATCTAAGAATATGGTAGAAGAGTCGACAAGCTTAGACCAACAAGTCGGCGGCATGACTCAAGGGAGAGAAGATCTGGAATTGTTACGTGAGAAGATCAAGGAACAGTTTGAGGTTGGGTCCAATGCATCTCTTACTGTGACAGAGATGGTGGAGAAGATAGATGAGATTGTAAATAAAGTGATTAGCTTAGAAACTGCGGTTACATCACAGACTGCTCTTGTAAATAGATTGAGATCAGAGACAGATGAGCTTCAAGCACAGATTCGAACATTGGAAGATGACAAGGCAACTCTGATCGATGGATCAAACAATTTGAGCAACAAGATAAAAGAAATGGAGGAAAAGTTTCATGCAGCACAGGATCTAAGCCAGAGTTTTGAAAACAAGAATAACAATCTCCGAACACATTTCACTGAGGCACGTTGTAATCTTGATCACCTGTCTGAGAAGCTGCAAAGTGTGAATCCAGATGAGGAACTTGAGCTTGCAGCTCAAacacaaagagaaaaggaatCTCTCGGTGAAGCCAAATTACCAGAACAGTTCGAAGTACAAGAAGATGCATTGAATCCTGATGAGGGTTCGAAGAAACTGCAGAATTTAAAGGCAGATGAGGAGCTTGAGCTTGCAGCTCAATCACAAAGAGAAATGGAATCTCTCGGTGAAGCCAAATTGCCAGAAGAATTCAAAGTACAAGAAGATGCATTGAATCGTGATGAGGGTTCGAAGAAACTGCAGAATTTGAAGGCAGATGAGGAGCTTGAGCTTGCAGCTCAATCACAAAGAGAAATGGAATCTCTCGGTGAAGCCAAATTGCCAGAAGAATTCAAAGTACAAGAAGATGCATTGAATCGTGATGAGGGTTCGAAGAAACTGCAGAATTTAAAGGCAGGTGAAGAGCCTGAGCTTCCTggtcaaccacaaacagaagaGGAATCTCTCGGTAAGGTCAAATTGTCAGAAGAGTTCGAAACACAAGAGGATGCATTGAATCGTGACGATGGTTTGAAGAAACTGCCAGATTTGAAGGCAGATGACGAGCTTGGCATTACAGGTTCATTTCAAAAGGAAGAGGGATTTCCAGCAGAAAGCATATCACAAAACAAGTTAACAGAACAAAGTGATACATTGAATCCTGGCAAGGATATTGCAAAAGCTAACAATGAGCTCAATACTTCTGCTGTAAATGCAGATTTTTGTCAATCCCAGACAAATCATGATCCTGACAGTTCATCAGAGAAAGGTCAGATCCTGATATCACTGGACATAGATGATAATCATACTTCATTACAGACAGTGGATCATCTTCTCAATGTTGAACCAAAGGAACAGGAATCATTACAGACCGTGAATCATCTTCCCAATGTTGAACCAAAGGAACCGAAACCAGTTCAAGAAGATGAGCCAGACTGGAAGCAATTGTTCTTGAATGGATTGGAGGATAGAGAAAAAGTTCTACTGAGTGAGTACACCACAAGTCTCCGCAATTACAAGGATGTCAAGAAAAAGCTTTCTGATATGGAGAAGAAAACTCTGGATAGCAATTTTGACATGTCAGTGCAGCTAAAAGAACTGAAGAGTGCTAATGCGATGAAGGATGAAGAGAACAAATCATTACGTCAGAAAATAAACCTGCTGATGAAATGCTTGGATGAAAGCAAGGATTTGAGAGACTGTGAAGGCTCAAAACTGAGAGACTCTGAAGGCTCAAAACTCCAGCAGACCTCGAATTTATTGGATCATCTAAAATTTGAATCTAAAGCAGGAACTGAGACCTTTATAACACAGGCTACAGAGAAAGACGACATCCAGGCAATTCTACTTGTCCAACCTGAAACAATGTCGGCAATTGAAGAAAAACTCCGAATGAGCATTGACGAACTGCTTgaggaaaacttgggtttttggtTAAAATTCAGCACAGCATTCCATCAGATACAGAAATTCGAAAGTGGAGTCAAGGATTTACAGGGTGAAATAGTGAAGCTTGTGGACAAAACAAAGAAGCTAGAGGGAAGTAGTACTGGAAAACATTCTCTGAAGTCAGATGCAAGACCAATATACAAGTACCTGAGAGAAATACAGACTGAACTAACTGTCTGGCTAGAGCAAGGCGCATTACTGAAAGATGAATTACAGATCAGATTCACCTCTTTGTGCAACATCCAAGAAGAAATAATGACAGCTTTAAAGGAGAGTGCTGAAGAAGACGAATTCAAGTTTACAAGCTATCAGGCTGCAAAGTTCCAAGGTGAGGTTTTGAACATGATACAAGAGAATAACAAGGTTGCAGATGAATTACAAGCAGGTTTGGATCATGTGACAACACTCCAAATTGAAGTTGAGAAGACACTGATAAAATTGAACGAGGAATTCATGCTTTCCGGATCGAAGAAGCAGCAGAATCCTCAGCTGAGACACACAGAGGGTCACACCCGCGTTCCTTTGCGCTCATTTATCTTTGGTGGAAGACCAAAGAAACAAAAGCCATCAATCTTTTTCTGCATGAGCCCAGCAATGGATAGGAAGTTTCATGGTTCAAGGTCAGGACACAACATGTAA